The Brassica napus cultivar Da-Ae chromosome C7, Da-Ae, whole genome shotgun sequence genome has a segment encoding these proteins:
- the LOC125590526 gene encoding glutathione S-transferase T3-like gives MDFKPFQDSENFVELLHSQQNVVFGSQGRVPTSSSQVPSFGSQAAELPAERKERRTWTVTEDIVLISSWLNTSKDPIVGNEQKSATFWTRVAAYFSASPKISGCEKREGNQFKQRWHNLNEEVCKFVGAYEAATREKTSGMNDNDVLKLAHEIYFNNQQKKFSLEHAWNELRNDQKWCELATSKTESSSKRRKFADGSHSGASSQVNECDAGVEGTSRPPGGKAEKARGKKPQVEGQDVSDYQLMWSIKKDDLAMKQQLSKMRLLEKLLAKENLADYEEDLKKKFINELM, from the coding sequence ATGGATTTCAAACCATTTCAGGACTCGGAAAATTTTGTTGAACTACTCCATAGTCAACAAAATGTTGTCTTTGGCAGTCAAGGACGTGTTCCAACCTCTTCATCGCAAGTGCCGTCCTTTGGAAGTCAAGCTGCGGAGCTTCCAGCAGAGCGTAAGGAAAGAAGGACGTGGACAGTGACAGAGGATATAGTGCTTATTAGCAGCTGGCTGAACACGAGCAAAGACCCCATTGTAGGGAATGAGCAGAAGTCTGCAACGTTCTGGACAAGAGTTGCAGCATACTTCTCGGCTAGTCCAAAAATTTCTGGCTGTGAAAAACGCGAGGGGAATCAATTCAAGCAACGTTGGCACAATCTGAATGAAGAAGTTTGCAAGTTTGTTGGGGCGTATGAGGCAGCCACAAGAGAGAAAACCAGTGGAATGAATGACAATGACGTTCTAAAACTAGCCCACGAAATCTACTTCAACAACCAACAAAAGAAGTTCAGCCTTGAACATGCGTGGAACGAGCTCCGTAACGACCAGAAGTGGTGTGAGCTCGCTACATCTAAAACTGAGAGCAGCTCCAAAAGGAGGAAGTTCGCTGATGGTTCACATTCAGGAGCAAGCTCTCAAGTGAATGAATGTGATGCTGGTGTAGAAGGAACTTCTCGTCCCCCTGGTGGTAAGGCTGAAAAAGCACGTGGAAAGAAGCCGCAGGTTGAGGGGCAAGATGTGTCTGATTATCAGCTCATGTGGAGCATCAAGAAGGATGACTTGGCAATGAAGCAACAACTCTCCAAGATGAGGCTACTTGAGAAGCTTCTTGCAAAGGAAAATCTAGCTGATTATGAAGAAGATCTCAagaaaaagtttataaatgaGTTAATGTAA